From a single Paenibacillus sp. FSL W8-0426 genomic region:
- a CDS encoding AAA family ATPase, whose translation MGEKTRRITVNESRINIVFNSQNQGEPYVEQAEEPLPSNSHHESVADIFKELDEMIGLDKVRDLVYEIYALIQINKFRAEEGLKSSKQVYHMIFKGNPGTGKTTVARIISRMLNRMGVLSKGHLVEVERADLVGEYIGHTAQKTRDLVKKAMGGVLFIDEAYSLARGGEKDFGKEAIDCLVKVMEDRADDVIIILAGYPDEMDEFMQINTGLPSRFPIQINFEDYSVDELMLIALKMASEKEYNLNSDAMDRLKELIYLEKESRLDFSNARYVRNVIEKAIRTQAVRLMSLGGKPSKQKLTEITFRDVPAAKTKLTDITEGIHFN comes from the coding sequence GTGGGCGAAAAAACGAGAAGAATAACTGTAAACGAATCAAGAATCAACATCGTGTTTAATTCTCAGAATCAGGGTGAACCTTATGTTGAGCAAGCGGAGGAGCCTCTTCCATCAAATAGTCATCATGAATCTGTGGCGGATATTTTCAAAGAACTCGATGAAATGATCGGATTAGATAAGGTTAGGGATCTCGTTTACGAAATATATGCGCTCATTCAAATAAACAAATTCCGTGCCGAAGAAGGGCTGAAGAGCAGCAAACAAGTGTATCACATGATTTTCAAAGGCAACCCGGGTACGGGGAAGACCACCGTTGCAAGAATCATTTCGAGAATGCTGAACCGGATGGGCGTACTTAGCAAAGGTCATCTCGTGGAGGTTGAAAGAGCCGACTTGGTGGGGGAATATATTGGTCACACAGCTCAGAAAACGAGGGACTTGGTTAAGAAGGCCATGGGGGGAGTGTTATTCATTGACGAAGCTTATAGTCTGGCTCGGGGCGGAGAAAAGGACTTCGGGAAAGAGGCCATCGATTGTTTAGTGAAAGTGATGGAGGATCGTGCTGACGATGTCATTATCATACTTGCCGGATATCCCGATGAAATGGATGAGTTTATGCAAATAAATACAGGGCTGCCATCCAGGTTTCCTATTCAAATCAATTTTGAAGATTACTCCGTGGATGAACTGATGCTGATTGCGCTGAAAATGGCTTCTGAGAAAGAATACAATCTCAACTCAGATGCCATGGACCGATTGAAGGAGTTGATTTACCTGGAAAAGGAAAGCAGGTTAGACTTTAGCAATGCTCGGTACGTGCGGAACGTCATTGAAAAGGCAATACGAACCCAGGCTGTTCGACTAATGAGTTTGGGAGGCAAACCATCCAAACAAAAGCTTACCGAGATTACATTCCGTGATGTTCCTGCAGCGAAAACCAAGCTTACAGACATTACGGAAGGGATACATTTCAATTAG
- a CDS encoding DUF402 domain-containing protein, with the protein MKRKFGDRANWRRITNRQFTCRFVQSKIFTGYITLYTIQDLKEPLWKTYGGSTFCIADKGYSWLQYYPKGEHFVVTAMFDNQERIVEWYIDTCRSQGITDQGVPWFDDLYLDVVVLKDGEIFLLDEDELEEALARKQITTADYDLANRTAKELLRAIDAHMFPYFQLSLKHRKSLFENGEFRKNVQL; encoded by the coding sequence ATGAAACGGAAATTCGGGGATCGCGCAAATTGGCGCCGGATTACGAACCGACAATTTACATGCCGGTTCGTGCAATCCAAAATATTTACAGGCTACATCACGTTGTACACGATACAGGATTTGAAGGAACCATTGTGGAAAACCTACGGAGGAAGCACGTTTTGCATTGCAGACAAAGGGTATTCCTGGCTGCAGTATTATCCCAAAGGCGAACATTTTGTCGTGACTGCCATGTTTGATAACCAAGAGCGCATCGTGGAATGGTATATTGATACATGCAGAAGCCAAGGAATTACCGATCAAGGCGTGCCTTGGTTCGATGACCTTTATCTGGACGTCGTTGTACTGAAGGATGGAGAGATCTTTTTGTTGGACGAGGATGAACTTGAGGAGGCGCTGGCGCGGAAACAAATCACGACCGCCGACTATGATTTGGCCAATCGAACGGCGAAGGAGCTGCTGCGTGCCATCGATGCACACATGTTTCCTTATTTCCAGTTATCGCTTAAACATCGCAAATCCTTGTTCGAGAACGGGGAGTTTCGCAAAAACGTCCAGCTTTGA